The following proteins are encoded in a genomic region of Oncorhynchus keta strain PuntledgeMale-10-30-2019 chromosome 35, Oket_V2, whole genome shotgun sequence:
- the LOC118368024 gene encoding nucleolar and spindle-associated protein 1-like isoform X2, with protein sequence MDLDSMKYSELRSLAKEVGLKSSKLKADKLLKALREYFQQHTQEDVAVDGGETGVDAQDNTVNSNSTQDENNSALVDELSPKPPTQEFVTKRRGRGQPKMRKEHEDEEAECEPAKAPLTPAEVTESIIGKGSSKRRRVSAAKDSGVAVPEPEHKVAAVMFGVGQKVGKPVGKIPRHEGLLKRTKSMLKPTTPNFRKLHEAHFKKMESIDSYVDRKTKKMDSFRNSVNELKSSTSSRVSLFSPASQKPATDRRRLTQVSASKPAPDKRRISARKPPQKDTVVPFRPTVLSTRRINVRFSQATQDNEHKKTMVKTPARMAPRVDLTPGKETTFRGKSEVNKTVVLSSAKTPAFVFNANTSVLSNCPETNKKANFDLKASLSKTLTYKPHKGKLKPFMVAQENTVDQSVPSHQKNYKQHSVQTREERRTKQTEDRKQKKEKVLGARRGLVLT encoded by the exons ATGGACTTGGATTCCATGAAGTATTCCGAATTGCGCAGTCTTGCGAAGGAGGTTGGTCTCAAATCCTCCAAACTGAAG GCTGATAAGCTTCTGAAGGCGCTCAGGGAGTATTTCCAACAACACACGCAGGAAGATGTTGCAGTGGAC GGAGGTGAGACTGGTGTTGATGCACAGGATAACACGGTTAACAGCAACTCAACTCAGGATGAAAACAATTCAGCGCTGGTTGATGAGCTGTCACCAAAACCTCCAACTCAGGAGTTTGTGACCAAACGTCGTGGTAGAGGGCAACCGAAAATGAGGAAGGAGCATGAAGATGAGGAGGCAGAATGTGAACCTGCCAAAGCGCCGCTCACCCCGGCTGAG GTGACTGAATCCATCATCGGCAAAGGGAGTTCCAAGAGAAGGAGAGTGTCTGCTGCTAAGGATTCTGGGGTGGCTGTGCCAGAACCTGAACACAAAGTTGCAGCAGTGATGTTCG GAGTGGGACAGAAGGTGGGGAAGCCAGTAGGAAAGATCCCTCGCCACGAGGGGCTCCTGAAGAGGACTAAGTCTATGTTGAAGCCTACTACACCAA ACTTCAGAAAGCTCCACGAGGCCCATTTCAAGAAGATGGAGTCCATTGACTCATACGTGGACAGGAAGACCAAGAAAATGGATTCGTTCCGGAATTCAGTGAATGAATTGAAG AGCTCAACCTCGAGCCGCGTCTCCCTGTTCAGCCCTGCATCCCAGAAACCAGCTACCGACAGACGTAGACTTACCCAGGTTTCAGCCAGCAAACCAGCTCCTGACAAACGTAGAATCTCGGCCAGAAAACCCCCCCAGAAGGACACTGTTGTCCCATTCAGACCCACAGTCTTGTCCACACGCCGGATCAACGTTCG GTTCTCTCAAGCTACTCAGGATAATGAGCACAAGAAGACTATGGTGAAGACGCCAGCACGCATGGCACCCCGCGTGGACCTCACTCCTGGGAAAGAGACTACATTTAGAGGGAAATCTGAAGTCAACAAGACCGTTGTTCTCTCCAGCGCTAAGACACCAG CGTTTGTGTTTAATGCAAACACCAGTGTTCTTTCTAACTGTCCCGAAACCAACAAGAAGGCCAACTTTGATCTGAAGGCCAGTCTCTCGAAGACTCTCACCTATAAGCCTCATAAGG GAAAGCTGAAGCCATTCATGGTGGCCCAAGAGAACACGGTGGACCAGTCTGTTCCCTCCCACCAGAAGAACTACAAACAGCATTCGGTTCAGACAAG GGAGGAAAGGAGGACAAAACAGACTGAAGACAGGAAGCAGAAGAAAGAGAAGGTGCTGGGAGCCAGACGAGGCCTCGTCTTGACCTGA
- the oip5 gene encoding protein Mis18-beta, with the protein MDDFESFQSCDTDDQKLENESVNQAIVENPVTFHCGRCNTVWADSRGICGEATSVNSLICLEVTQDVIINSEREWSLDGLFSACVYNTLQCAGCLCLVGVILYSTPEHLSALRNLFLLNKDQMYCYIFSTGQMVKASTLDFSVAPLGERLSELRQLIQETESHLSNVSAVMDDTRTNEGTSSVQ; encoded by the exons atggatgaTTTTGAGTCATTTCAGTCCTGCGACACAGATGACCAAAAACTGGAGAATGAGTCAGTGAACCAAGCCATCGTGGAGAATCCAGTGACTTTTCATTGCGGACGATGCAACACCGTGTGGGCTGATTCCCGAGGAATCTGTGGAGAAGCAACATCGGTCAACTCTCTCATTTGTCTTG AGGTAACCCAAGATGTGATCATCAATAGTGAACGTGAGTGGAGCCTGGATGGTCTGTTCAGTGCATG TGTGTACAACACTCTCCAATGCGCCGGCTGTCTCTGCCTCGTGGGTGTAATTCTCTACTCAACACCAGAGCACCTGTCTGCTCTGCGCAACCTCTTTCTCCTCAATAAAGACCAGATGTATTG TTATATTTTCAGCACTGGCCAAATGGTGAAAGCCTCGACACTCGACTTTAGTGTAGCACCATTAGGAGAACGTTTAAGTGAG CTGAGACAACTGATCCAAGAAACGGAAAGTCACCTTAGCAATGTGTCAGCAGTGATGGATGACACCCGCACGAATGAAGGGACCTCCTCTGTCCAGTAG
- the LOC118368024 gene encoding nucleolar and spindle-associated protein 1-like isoform X1: MDLDSMKYSELRSLAKEVGLKSSKLKADKLLKALREYFQQHTQEDVAVDQGGETGVDAQDNTVNSNSTQDENNSALVDELSPKPPTQEFVTKRRGRGQPKMRKEHEDEEAECEPAKAPLTPAEVTESIIGKGSSKRRRVSAAKDSGVAVPEPEHKVAAVMFGVGQKVGKPVGKIPRHEGLLKRTKSMLKPTTPNFRKLHEAHFKKMESIDSYVDRKTKKMDSFRNSVNELKSSTSSRVSLFSPASQKPATDRRRLTQVSASKPAPDKRRISARKPPQKDTVVPFRPTVLSTRRINVRFSQATQDNEHKKTMVKTPARMAPRVDLTPGKETTFRGKSEVNKTVVLSSAKTPAFVFNANTSVLSNCPETNKKANFDLKASLSKTLTYKPHKGKLKPFMVAQENTVDQSVPSHQKNYKQHSVQTREERRTKQTEDRKQKKEKVLGARRGLVLT; encoded by the exons ATGGACTTGGATTCCATGAAGTATTCCGAATTGCGCAGTCTTGCGAAGGAGGTTGGTCTCAAATCCTCCAAACTGAAG GCTGATAAGCTTCTGAAGGCGCTCAGGGAGTATTTCCAACAACACACGCAGGAAGATGTTGCAGTGGAC CAGGGAGGTGAGACTGGTGTTGATGCACAGGATAACACGGTTAACAGCAACTCAACTCAGGATGAAAACAATTCAGCGCTGGTTGATGAGCTGTCACCAAAACCTCCAACTCAGGAGTTTGTGACCAAACGTCGTGGTAGAGGGCAACCGAAAATGAGGAAGGAGCATGAAGATGAGGAGGCAGAATGTGAACCTGCCAAAGCGCCGCTCACCCCGGCTGAG GTGACTGAATCCATCATCGGCAAAGGGAGTTCCAAGAGAAGGAGAGTGTCTGCTGCTAAGGATTCTGGGGTGGCTGTGCCAGAACCTGAACACAAAGTTGCAGCAGTGATGTTCG GAGTGGGACAGAAGGTGGGGAAGCCAGTAGGAAAGATCCCTCGCCACGAGGGGCTCCTGAAGAGGACTAAGTCTATGTTGAAGCCTACTACACCAA ACTTCAGAAAGCTCCACGAGGCCCATTTCAAGAAGATGGAGTCCATTGACTCATACGTGGACAGGAAGACCAAGAAAATGGATTCGTTCCGGAATTCAGTGAATGAATTGAAG AGCTCAACCTCGAGCCGCGTCTCCCTGTTCAGCCCTGCATCCCAGAAACCAGCTACCGACAGACGTAGACTTACCCAGGTTTCAGCCAGCAAACCAGCTCCTGACAAACGTAGAATCTCGGCCAGAAAACCCCCCCAGAAGGACACTGTTGTCCCATTCAGACCCACAGTCTTGTCCACACGCCGGATCAACGTTCG GTTCTCTCAAGCTACTCAGGATAATGAGCACAAGAAGACTATGGTGAAGACGCCAGCACGCATGGCACCCCGCGTGGACCTCACTCCTGGGAAAGAGACTACATTTAGAGGGAAATCTGAAGTCAACAAGACCGTTGTTCTCTCCAGCGCTAAGACACCAG CGTTTGTGTTTAATGCAAACACCAGTGTTCTTTCTAACTGTCCCGAAACCAACAAGAAGGCCAACTTTGATCTGAAGGCCAGTCTCTCGAAGACTCTCACCTATAAGCCTCATAAGG GAAAGCTGAAGCCATTCATGGTGGCCCAAGAGAACACGGTGGACCAGTCTGTTCCCTCCCACCAGAAGAACTACAAACAGCATTCGGTTCAGACAAG GGAGGAAAGGAGGACAAAACAGACTGAAGACAGGAAGCAGAAGAAAGAGAAGGTGCTGGGAGCCAGACGAGGCCTCGTCTTGACCTGA